The proteins below are encoded in one region of Brassica napus cultivar Da-Ae chromosome A6, Da-Ae, whole genome shotgun sequence:
- the LOC106347926 gene encoding alcohol dehydrogenase yields the protein MAFAPILRRASAAKNLFSLSRLSLGSSPSVRSLQTGASGDDRQPPPPLSPSSIAGYHVSSGGYMRGAVYREPNQPLTIEEFHIPRPKVNEILIKTKACGVCHSDLHVMKGEIPFSSPCVIGHEITGEVVEHGPLTDHKIIQRFPIGSRVVGAFIMPCGTCSYCAKGHDDLCEDFFAFNRAKGTLYDGETRLFLRHDDSPVYMYSMGGMAEYCVTPAHGLAPLPESLPYTESAILGCAVFTAYGAMAHAAEIRPGDSIAVIGIGGVGSSCLQIARAFGASDIIAVDVQDDKLEKAKTLGATHTVNAAKEDAVERIREITGGMGVDVAVEALGRPQTFMQCTLSVKDGGKAVMIGLSKAGSVGEIDINRLVRRKIKVIGSYGGRARQDLPKVVKLAESGIFNLTNAVSSKYKFEDAGKAFQDLNEGKIVSRGVVEIL from the exons CCGGCGACGATCGTCAACCCCCTCCGCCGCTGTCTCCGTCATCCATCGCTGGGTATCACGTGAGCTCCGGCGGATACATGCGGGGAGCTGTGTATCGCGAGCCAAATCAGCCTCTAACAATCGAAGAATTTCACATTCCCCGACCAAAAGTGAATGAGATTCTCATCAAAACCAAAG CTTGTGGAGTATGCCACTCTGATCTACATGTGATGAAAGGAGAGATACCATTCTCTAGTCCTTGTGTTATTGGTCATGAGATCACTGGTGAAGTCGTTGAACATGGTCCTCTTACTGATCACAAGATCATCCAAAG atttCCAATTGGTTCTCGTGTAGTTGGAGCGTTCATTATGCCATGTGGAACCTGTTCTTATTGTGCTAAG GGCCATGATGATCTATGTGAAGACTTCTTTGCTTTTAATAGAGCCAAAGGAACTCTTTATGACGGTGAAACTCGTCTGTTTTTGCGTCATGATG ATTCACCGGTGTATATGTACAGTATGGGAGGAATGGCTGAGTACTGTGTCACACCAGCACACGGTTTAGCTCCTCTACCAGAGTCTCTGCCCTACACTGAATCTGCCATTCTTGGGTGTGCTGTTTTCACAGCGTATGGTGCTATGGCTCATGCTGCTGAGATCCGTCCTGGAGATTCTATTGCTGTTATTGGAATTGGTGGTGTCGGCTCCAG TTGTTTGCAGATAGCAAGGGCTTTTGGAGCATCTGACATAATTGCTGTGGATGTCCAGGATGATAAATTGGAGAAGGCCAAGACTCTTGGTGCTACTCATACTGTCAATGCTGCTAAAGAAGATGCtgttgaaaggataagg GAAATAACGGGTGGGATGGGTGTTGATGTTGCTGTTGAAGCCTTGGGAAGGCCTCAAACTTTCATGCAGTGCACACTTAGTGTGAAAGATGGTGGGAAAGCTGTGATGATTGGTCTCTCAAAAGCTGGATCCGTTGGAGAAATAGACATAAACCGGCTTGTTCGCAGGAAG ATAAAAGTGATAGGGTCCTATGGAGGAAGAGCAAGACAGGATCTTCCAAAAGTAGTGAAACTAGCAGAATCAGGGATCTTCAATCTGACAAACGCGGTTTCAAGTAAGTACAAGTTTGAAGATGCAGGAAAAGCGTTTCAAGATCTCAACGAAGGGAAAATCGTGAGCCGTGGTGTTGTTGAGATactataa